In Desulfovibrio litoralis DSM 11393, a genomic segment contains:
- the recO gene encoding DNA repair protein RecO translates to MYFSDEAVVLSLGRFRESDLWLRLLSPTRGIFTVFAFGGSKSRKRFCGCLDILNKLSISVSQSKKGEYLCLDEAVLRSGPLNLRSDFKRLGIVMNTLKFLEAFGVSSDSALNSFTLFNELLLLSEDEKQMPELFPLLFRLRLAFDHGYSINLESCGNCQSLLKKQAKTQRECDVEYMSNLAYDLTYKQESCYLLASEGQVFCEACASKIPVSGGTLSRLSTQSLHFLHLIKTLPLSDWHYFQFDSLTRRELSRSIDAFIEYHVGLRWHNGRFIRC, encoded by the coding sequence ATGTATTTTTCCGATGAGGCAGTTGTTTTAAGTCTTGGACGTTTTAGAGAATCAGACCTTTGGCTACGCCTTTTGTCTCCCACTCGAGGAATTTTTACCGTGTTTGCATTTGGCGGAAGTAAAAGTCGCAAACGTTTTTGTGGCTGTTTGGATATTTTAAACAAACTATCTATCAGCGTAAGCCAATCAAAAAAAGGTGAATATCTTTGTCTAGACGAAGCCGTCTTGCGTTCCGGTCCGCTTAACTTGCGTTCAGACTTTAAACGCCTCGGTATAGTTATGAACACCTTAAAATTTTTGGAGGCCTTTGGCGTTTCGTCTGATAGTGCTTTAAACTCTTTTACTTTGTTTAACGAGTTGTTATTATTATCAGAAGACGAAAAACAAATGCCGGAACTTTTCCCCCTGCTCTTTCGTTTACGCTTGGCTTTTGACCATGGATATTCGATTAACCTAGAGAGTTGCGGAAATTGCCAAAGCCTATTAAAAAAACAAGCCAAAACTCAAAGAGAATGCGATGTGGAATATATGTCCAATCTGGCTTATGACTTAACTTATAAACAAGAGTCCTGCTATTTATTAGCAAGCGAAGGGCAAGTTTTTTGTGAAGCTTGTGCTTCTAAAATTCCTGTTTCTGGCGGAACTTTATCACGATTAAGCACGCAAAGTTTACACTTTTTACATTTGATTAAAACGCTTCCACTCTCAGACTGGCACTATTTCCAGTTTGACTCGCTAACACGCAGAGAGTTATCTCGTTCAATAGATGCTTTTATTGAATATCATGTGGGTTTGCGTTGGCATAACGGGCGTTTTATACGTTGTTAA
- a CDS encoding helix-turn-helix domain-containing protein has protein sequence MNLQELGAILRQKRDEKGLSLDEAANKIKLSARVIKAMEEGDISDLPHPVYARGFMKSYAEILGFDKVELAEMLNKAFPPSELDEEPEPGPIIKATSNRERNGFKILNLLIMILVFSLLCLGIWFLFEKFKDSSFDGIKQTYNSFFSNSTDETNQTQQNSTTQAPNANNTQEQTTSVNTTPSLPNTPTVSTETTQQIENITQTLEVSTRRSTKLEVTIDEAQTEKVDLAKNQSRVFEFKDDLTLKMSNPNVIKLKYNNQDFTFDYIAGSGEKTLVFPPSATN, from the coding sequence ATGAACTTACAAGAATTGGGTGCCATTTTAAGGCAAAAAAGAGATGAAAAAGGTCTAAGTTTAGACGAAGCCGCTAATAAGATAAAACTTTCTGCCAGAGTGATAAAAGCTATGGAAGAAGGTGATATATCTGATTTGCCCCACCCCGTATATGCCAGAGGGTTCATGAAGTCTTATGCCGAAATATTGGGATTTGACAAAGTTGAATTGGCGGAAATGTTGAACAAAGCGTTTCCCCCATCTGAGTTAGACGAAGAACCGGAACCCGGTCCAATTATAAAAGCCACCTCAAACCGAGAAAGAAACGGTTTTAAGATACTAAATTTATTAATTATGATTTTAGTATTCTCTTTGCTTTGTTTGGGAATATGGTTTTTGTTTGAAAAGTTTAAAGATAGCTCTTTTGACGGAATAAAACAAACCTATAATTCATTTTTCTCAAACTCCACAGATGAAACAAACCAAACCCAACAAAACAGCACAACTCAAGCACCTAACGCCAACAATACTCAAGAACAAACAACAAGCGTAAACACAACCCCGAGCCTGCCTAACACGCCAACTGTTTCCACAGAAACAACTCAACAGATTGAAAATATTACTCAAACACTTGAAGTTAGCACAAGACGCAGTACAAAACTTGAAGTAACCATAGACGAGGCTCAAACAGAAAAAGTAGACTTGGCTAAAAATCAATCTCGAGTTTTTGAGTTTAAAGACGACTTGACCTTAAAAATGTCTAACCCAAATGTCATAAAATTAAAGTATAATAATCAAGATTTTACTTTTGACTATATCGCCGGTAGCGGAGAAAAAACCTTGGTCTTTCCACCAAGTGCAACTAACTAA
- a CDS encoding peptidyl-prolyl cis-trans isomerase: MFKVKKSFMFVLMLATCIICSTSGVFVKDSLSETTTKKQNTKKKTNKKTAGATTKKQGTTTKNQGTTTKNQGATTNTSLNDDKFLVTKIGAVVNGEMISLYDIQTATNSELARLRITPADPRYDRAVKEIMRRSLDNKINDILLRQEAERLKITVSPQDIDNELKSFIKRSQMTEEQFEKELKAKGENMAFIKDKMRDNILTKRIISYMISRKVSVTEKELEEHYEKNKDQYIKGKVVDVSLLLFPPNINAEKVLADIRSGKLKFADAVAKFSIGPNPKKSGVLGKLPWEEMATDWKDIIAPMSVGEISKIFDVRNFKAIVKLNSMNPGVQMTFEEAKPIVDNEVRTPLLNARFDEYLAQLKSKAIIDIKL; encoded by the coding sequence GTGTTTAAAGTAAAAAAATCTTTTATGTTTGTGTTGATGTTGGCAACGTGTATTATTTGTTCTACCTCAGGTGTGTTTGTTAAAGACTCTCTCTCAGAAACCACCACAAAAAAACAAAATACAAAGAAAAAAACAAATAAAAAAACTGCCGGTGCAACAACAAAAAAACAAGGCACAACAACCAAAAACCAAGGCACTACAACAAAAAACCAAGGTGCAACAACTAACACAAGTTTGAATGATGATAAGTTTTTGGTAACAAAAATCGGAGCAGTTGTTAACGGCGAGATGATTTCTCTTTATGATATTCAAACCGCAACTAATTCTGAACTTGCAAGACTTAGAATTACTCCCGCCGATCCACGCTATGACAGAGCTGTTAAAGAAATTATGCGTCGTAGCCTTGATAATAAAATAAACGATATTCTCTTACGCCAAGAAGCGGAACGCCTCAAAATAACCGTTTCACCTCAAGATATTGATAATGAACTCAAAAGTTTCATTAAGCGTAGCCAAATGACCGAAGAACAGTTTGAAAAAGAACTTAAGGCAAAAGGCGAAAACATGGCGTTTATTAAAGATAAAATGCGCGATAATATCTTAACTAAACGCATAATCAGCTATATGATAAGCCGAAAAGTTAGCGTAACCGAAAAAGAACTTGAAGAACATTACGAAAAAAATAAAGATCAATATATTAAAGGAAAAGTCGTTGATGTTTCTTTATTGCTGTTTCCTCCAAATATAAACGCCGAAAAAGTATTGGCGGATATAAGATCAGGCAAATTAAAATTTGCAGATGCAGTCGCCAAATTTTCAATTGGCCCAAACCCTAAAAAAAGCGGGGTTTTAGGAAAACTTCCTTGGGAAGAAATGGCAACAGACTGGAAGGATATAATTGCACCCATGTCTGTTGGCGAAATTTCCAAGATCTTTGATGTCAGAAACTTTAAAGCAATAGTCAAACTAAACTCCATGAACCCCGGAGTGCAAATGACCTTTGAAGAAGCCAAACCCATAGTCGATAACGAAGTTAGAACTCCTTTGTTAAATGCACGCTTTGATGAATATTTGGCTCAATTAAAAAGTAAAGCCATTATTGATATTAAGCTTTAA
- a CDS encoding SurA N-terminal domain-containing protein, whose amino-acid sequence MKALLTTIIIATLLSLTACYDYYLPYGTVAQINGKNISIKDLEAIADSNTAGILSDKLDYSVEGVRKNYTKALGDLIVVTLVEEELEKLGLSITKEDVANEENLIRGDYPEHEFERQLLEDRLDLDIWRKQLKGRLAVRRFHEKVLQPLISVSTEEFKEYSQLHSKNIPSQKYFRLLQSENKSMLENALKTAVNKELPNNFQELFPGVSIKEVRLAINRIEPKTLNQINKLKPGEAGLIFKDPESNEYGAYILLENIEERTMEFSELFKLNEKAILEEKIDFAFKIWIERTVRKAKIRISSYLLTAQNNKKQNPTEVITPTPNTNATESNTLPSLPKPDQTENDLNNATEKITINPILTPSVPSPPQNELNQNQKQ is encoded by the coding sequence ATGAAAGCTTTACTAACAACAATTATAATTGCAACGCTTCTCAGCCTGACTGCTTGTTATGATTATTATCTTCCTTATGGAACCGTCGCTCAAATTAACGGGAAAAATATCTCGATAAAAGACCTTGAAGCAATTGCAGACAGCAACACCGCAGGTATTTTATCAGATAAGCTCGACTATTCTGTTGAAGGGGTAAGAAAGAACTATACAAAAGCTCTCGGCGACCTGATAGTTGTAACATTAGTCGAAGAAGAACTTGAAAAATTAGGGCTCTCAATTACCAAAGAAGATGTTGCGAATGAAGAAAATTTAATTAGAGGCGACTATCCGGAACATGAATTTGAACGTCAACTTTTGGAAGACAGACTCGATTTAGATATATGGAGAAAACAATTAAAAGGCCGTTTGGCTGTTCGCCGTTTTCATGAAAAGGTTCTTCAACCTTTAATTTCGGTCAGCACGGAAGAATTTAAAGAATATTCTCAACTTCACTCAAAAAATATTCCCAGTCAAAAATATTTTAGATTGTTACAATCAGAAAATAAAAGCATGCTTGAAAATGCCCTTAAAACTGCCGTCAACAAAGAACTCCCAAACAACTTTCAAGAACTTTTTCCGGGTGTGTCAATCAAAGAAGTACGTCTTGCCATAAATAGAATAGAACCAAAAACCTTAAACCAAATAAATAAATTAAAACCCGGGGAAGCCGGTTTGATCTTTAAAGACCCGGAATCAAACGAGTATGGTGCATATATTTTATTGGAAAACATAGAAGAACGTACAATGGAATTCAGCGAACTCTTTAAATTAAACGAAAAAGCAATTTTAGAAGAAAAAATCGACTTCGCTTTCAAAATATGGATAGAAAGAACTGTTCGCAAAGCCAAAATAAGAATTTCAAGCTACCTGCTTACAGCTCAGAACAATAAAAAACAAAACCCTACGGAAGTAATAACTCCAACCCCAAACACTAACGCAACGGAAAGCAACACCCTGCCGAGCCTTCCTAAACCGGATCAAACAGAAAACGATTTAAACAACGCAACAGAAAAAATAACAATTAACCCGATATTAACGCCGTCTGTGCCTTCGCCACCCCAAAACGAGCTAAACCAAAACCAAAAACAATAA
- the moaA gene encoding GTP 3',8-cyclase MoaA, which translates to MPQVDCKNTDSNTHDPVLFDIHGRAVRYVRISLTDRCNFRCIYCSSCDKIQKTIPHDDILRYEELLELSSLLVNRGVEKIRLTGGEPFVRKGIMNFLERLHKAHPELLISLTSNGSLLKPYLQGLKDLGIKSLNISLDSLNPQRFEQITGSDSLSKVREAIDSALDIGLNIKINAVALRRFNKDELKDFLELAMNNPLEVRFIEYMPMGGHEPWLDSNFWAAEDILAEAKNYVTLKAQDKKDPRSGPAKSFEIVGGKGRFGLITPLSNHFCFQCNRLRITADGRLRTCLFSEKEYKVRELLRHSKLGIKFVDKLFTQAIKHKPIGFDLLEAKKAAKTTGRKMNAIGG; encoded by the coding sequence ATGCCACAAGTTGATTGTAAAAATACTGATTCAAATACACATGATCCGGTTTTGTTTGATATACACGGTAGGGCTGTTCGTTATGTACGCATATCTTTAACGGATCGTTGTAACTTTAGATGCATTTATTGTTCCAGTTGTGATAAAATACAAAAAACAATACCGCACGATGATATTTTACGTTATGAAGAGCTTTTGGAGTTAAGCTCTTTACTTGTGAATCGTGGGGTTGAAAAAATTCGTTTGACCGGTGGAGAACCCTTTGTGCGTAAGGGGATTATGAATTTTTTGGAAAGGTTGCATAAAGCCCACCCCGAGCTATTGATCAGCCTTACCAGTAACGGAAGTTTGTTAAAACCATATCTTCAAGGATTAAAAGACCTTGGAATAAAAAGTTTAAATATTTCTTTAGATAGTTTAAACCCTCAGCGTTTTGAACAAATTACCGGTTCTGATTCTTTGAGTAAAGTCAGAGAGGCGATCGATTCAGCTTTGGATATCGGACTCAACATCAAGATTAATGCGGTTGCCTTGCGACGTTTTAATAAAGACGAGCTTAAAGACTTTTTAGAGCTTGCAATGAATAATCCTTTGGAAGTACGTTTTATTGAATATATGCCAATGGGTGGACATGAACCTTGGTTAGATAGCAACTTTTGGGCGGCGGAAGATATTTTAGCCGAAGCAAAAAATTATGTAACTTTAAAAGCTCAAGATAAGAAAGACCCACGAAGCGGTCCGGCAAAAAGCTTTGAAATTGTTGGTGGAAAGGGACGTTTTGGTCTGATTACTCCTTTATCAAACCACTTTTGCTTCCAGTGTAACAGGCTCAGAATAACGGCAGACGGACGACTTAGAACCTGCTTATTTTCAGAAAAAGAATATAAAGTAAGGGAATTATTGCGTCATTCTAAACTCGGCATAAAATTTGTAGATAAACTTTTTACTCAAGCCATAAAACATAAACCCATAGGTTTTGATTTGTTGGAAGCCAAAAAAGCGGCGAAAACAACAGGCAGAAAAATGAATGCCATTGGCGGATAA
- a CDS encoding septal ring lytic transglycosylase RlpA family protein, which produces MILLLKNIKSNTKACLNLACFSFLYCLAILLLVSVSACKKQYGESEKVFDTSVKQEQTSQPNLQNNAELSHKHFFHEQGEASWYGGKRFKKGKKTASGVAFDPHGYTAAHRFLPFGTKVKVTNQANNKSVEVVITDRGPHTQNRIIDVSRLAAKDLDMLSSGVAKVKVETVDCVLDSDDNPVGEFWVIVNAPFSQNSLATLKRNLKKTDEDIQVLSAISKRKRSKNTKVSIGPYSHLKEAMALTNTMHKQYKNVVVVAK; this is translated from the coding sequence TTGATATTGTTATTAAAAAATATAAAATCGAATACTAAAGCTTGTCTTAATCTTGCTTGTTTTTCTTTTTTATATTGTCTTGCTATTTTGTTGTTGGTAAGTGTGAGTGCTTGTAAAAAGCAATATGGGGAATCTGAGAAGGTTTTTGATACTTCAGTTAAGCAAGAGCAAACATCTCAGCCCAATTTGCAAAATAATGCGGAATTAAGCCATAAACACTTTTTTCACGAGCAAGGTGAAGCTTCGTGGTATGGTGGAAAGCGGTTTAAAAAAGGTAAAAAAACGGCAAGCGGGGTTGCCTTTGATCCCCACGGTTATACGGCCGCACATCGTTTTTTGCCGTTTGGAACCAAGGTTAAAGTTACCAATCAGGCTAACAACAAGAGCGTTGAGGTTGTGATTACAGATAGAGGTCCGCATACCCAAAACCGCATCATTGATGTTTCTCGCTTGGCCGCCAAAGACCTTGATATGTTAAGCTCTGGCGTTGCTAAGGTTAAAGTTGAAACCGTAGATTGTGTTCTAGATTCTGATGATAATCCCGTAGGGGAGTTTTGGGTGATTGTTAATGCACCTTTTAGTCAAAACTCTCTTGCAACATTAAAGCGTAATTTGAAAAAAACAGATGAAGATATTCAGGTTTTATCAGCAATCAGTAAGCGAAAAAGAAGTAAAAATACTAAAGTTTCTATTGGTCCTTATTCTCATTTAAAAGAGGCAATGGCTTTGACGAATACTATGCATAAACAGTATAAAAATGTTGTGGTTGTAGCGAAGTAA
- a CDS encoding septal ring lytic transglycosylase RlpA family protein, which yields MINQKILYKLFFCLLLVSLSFSFSGCSWFKSSPSSDYSGGTSKGGKKQRGTKPYTIKGKTYYPLTSAHNYSEEGVASWYGPGFHGKQTANGEKYDMHTMTAAHKILPFDTRLKVTHLGNGKQITVRVNDRGPFVSNRIIDLSNVAAKQLGIVGTGTAKVRIESIGGVKGMDDSGDLRGKFYVQIGAFSLKQNAINLSTKLKQQGLTNRYVYADSISMWRVQIGPYPTLHSAERSRENLRSTHPYNFVVAD from the coding sequence ATGATCAATCAAAAAATTCTTTATAAACTGTTTTTTTGTTTATTACTTGTTAGTCTTAGCTTTAGCTTTTCCGGCTGTAGTTGGTTTAAATCTTCACCCTCAAGTGATTATAGCGGGGGAACAAGTAAAGGCGGAAAAAAACAAAGAGGTACAAAGCCTTATACAATTAAGGGAAAAACCTATTATCCTTTAACGTCGGCCCATAATTATTCAGAAGAAGGGGTTGCCTCTTGGTATGGTCCGGGTTTTCACGGAAAGCAAACCGCAAACGGTGAAAAATATGATATGCATACGATGACGGCGGCTCATAAGATTTTGCCGTTTGATACAAGACTTAAAGTTACTCACCTTGGCAACGGTAAACAAATTACAGTAAGAGTTAATGACCGAGGTCCTTTTGTGAGCAACAGAATTATTGATTTAAGTAATGTGGCGGCAAAGCAACTTGGTATCGTTGGAACAGGAACGGCAAAAGTTAGGATAGAAAGCATTGGCGGCGTTAAAGGAATGGACGATTCAGGCGACTTACGCGGAAAGTTTTATGTTCAGATCGGAGCCTTTAGCTTAAAACAAAATGCGATAAATTTAAGTACAAAACTTAAACAGCAAGGTTTGACCAATCGCTATGTTTATGCAGATTCGATTTCTATGTGGAGAGTTCAGATTGGTCCTTACCCAACGTTACATTCGGCTGAACGCTCTAGAGAAAATTTAAGGTCAACCCACCCTTATAATTTTGTTGTTGCCGATTAG
- the tolQ gene encoding protein TolQ — MDNSIISSIMHATLVAKLVLALLIMMSLWSWTIIVGKYFSLSTARKKATEGIVRFIGAKDLREAVQILGSDTSSPLYHVAQVGVDEYNRLREAGNSSDVLSDNVRRSLRQGVSETISRLNTSLSFLATAANTAPFIGLFGTVWGIMDSFHSIGQMKSASLAVVAPGISEALVATAVGLFVAIPATVGYNMFLSKLSDIEAELVNFAGVFLNRVQREVNGTRTETPRTVSKNSI, encoded by the coding sequence ATGGATAACAGTATTATTTCTTCTATTATGCATGCTACACTTGTAGCAAAATTAGTCTTGGCTCTTTTAATAATGATGTCATTATGGAGTTGGACTATCATAGTCGGCAAATATTTTTCTTTGAGTACGGCTCGCAAAAAAGCCACAGAGGGCATCGTTCGCTTTATTGGTGCAAAAGATTTAAGAGAGGCGGTACAGATTTTGGGTTCTGATACCTCGTCTCCTCTCTATCACGTTGCACAGGTAGGCGTTGATGAATATAACCGCTTAAGAGAAGCCGGAAACAGTAGTGATGTTTTATCAGATAACGTCAGGCGTTCATTGCGTCAGGGGGTTAGCGAAACAATAAGTCGCTTAAATACATCTTTGTCGTTTTTGGCTACCGCTGCCAATACTGCTCCGTTTATTGGTTTGTTTGGTACGGTTTGGGGAATTATGGATTCTTTCCATTCTATAGGTCAGATGAAAAGTGCTTCTTTGGCTGTTGTTGCACCGGGAATTTCCGAAGCTTTGGTTGCGACTGCGGTTGGTTTGTTTGTCGCTATTCCTGCAACTGTTGGTTATAATATGTTTTTAAGTAAGTTGTCTGATATTGAGGCCGAACTTGTAAACTTTGCCGGTGTGTTTTTAAATAGAGTTCAAAGAGAAGTGAACGGAACTCGTACTGAAACACCTCGTACTGTTTCAAAAAACAGTATATAA
- a CDS encoding energy transducer TonB: protein MEESRSIGFLSSLCIHGLLIIVIFFLPQGSPQIDLNQPILEIGLASIGAKGLPNVSGPSGGGATVTPEAVPEPPASQTPQDTVPSVPDVPSVPETPPSVPTPPPPPATPPIETTKPVAVPVPPDVKPISDKKDDKAKKDKDKDKPKEEPKPQDNDKTKTPDKTKDKTDKKVETKPVDKKQTKKSDKSDIDDALDFSKELAGKTSSTKTSTGSGPDAATKALNAMSKDAAQGGGGGTGDGTHGQGNSNVGIDAAYTGIVMGLVRQQWTVVPRSDRTNLIATVRVRLLPDGTVENFALEESSGSPTYDSSVLSAVSKVTSFPKPPNADLQDLLLKFNYNEMVKR, encoded by the coding sequence GTGGAAGAATCACGCTCTATTGGCTTTTTATCTTCTTTATGTATACATGGTCTATTGATCATAGTCATCTTTTTCTTACCCCAAGGCTCGCCACAAATCGATTTGAATCAGCCGATTCTTGAAATTGGTTTGGCGAGTATTGGGGCTAAGGGTTTACCAAATGTTTCTGGTCCTTCCGGTGGTGGAGCTACGGTTACTCCCGAAGCTGTTCCTGAACCACCTGCGTCGCAAACACCTCAAGACACGGTTCCAAGCGTGCCTGATGTTCCAAGCGTGCCTGAAACGCCTCCGAGTGTGCCAACTCCGCCGCCGCCTCCTGCTACGCCGCCGATTGAAACGACGAAGCCTGTTGCCGTGCCTGTTCCGCCTGATGTAAAACCTATCAGCGATAAAAAAGACGATAAGGCAAAAAAAGATAAAGATAAGGATAAACCCAAAGAAGAGCCTAAACCACAAGACAACGACAAAACCAAAACCCCTGATAAAACTAAAGATAAAACGGATAAAAAGGTCGAGACCAAACCCGTTGACAAAAAACAAACTAAAAAATCAGATAAATCTGATATCGATGATGCTTTAGATTTTTCTAAAGAGCTTGCAGGCAAAACTTCAAGCACTAAAACTAGCACGGGCTCAGGTCCTGATGCTGCGACGAAGGCTTTAAACGCTATGTCCAAAGATGCCGCTCAAGGTGGCGGTGGTGGAACCGGAGACGGTACGCATGGTCAAGGTAACTCTAATGTAGGTATTGATGCGGCTTATACCGGTATTGTCATGGGATTGGTCAGGCAACAATGGACCGTTGTGCCTCGCTCTGATCGTACTAACTTGATTGCAACAGTAAGGGTGCGTTTATTACCTGATGGTACTGTTGAAAACTTTGCTTTGGAAGAAAGTTCAGGTTCACCGACTTATGATTCATCAGTTTTATCGGCAGTTAGCAAGGTTACAAGTTTCCCGAAACCACCGAATGCCGATTTGCAAGATTTGTTGTTAAAGTTTAATTATAATGAAATGGTGAAGAGGTAG
- a CDS encoding energy transducer TonB: MHTIGNLVRQQWNAVPLRDRTNLIATVRVHLLPDGTIKNFVLEESSGSPAYDSSVLSAVSKVKSFPKPPNADLQDLLLKFNYNEMVKR, translated from the coding sequence ATGCATACTATTGGTAACTTAGTTAGGCAACAATGGAACGCAGTTCCACTTAGAGATCGTACGAATTTAATCGCTACTGTGCGAGTGCATTTATTACCTGATGGTACTATCAAAAATTTTGTACTAGAAGAAAGTTCAGGTTCACCGGCTTATGATTCATCAGTTTTATCGGCAGTGAGTAAGGTTAAAAGTTTTCCTAAACCACCGAATGCCGATTTGCAAGATTTATTGTTAAAGTTTAATTATAATGAAATGGTGAAGAGGTAG
- a CDS encoding energy transducer TonB, whose translation MAILKNSFSAFIIFLLVILSLYNLSLAQTTKTKGKVQPVEITVKDAEIISFMHTIGNLVRQQWTSVPRSEIANLVATVRVSLLPDGTIKNFVLEESSGSPAYDSSVLSAVSKVKSFPKPPNPDLQVLLLKFNYNEMTKR comes from the coding sequence GTGGCTATTTTAAAAAATAGTTTTTCTGCGTTTATCATTTTTTTATTAGTTATTTTATCGCTATATAATCTGAGTTTGGCTCAGACGACCAAAACGAAGGGGAAAGTACAGCCTGTTGAAATTACCGTTAAAGATGCGGAGATTATAAGTTTCATGCATACTATTGGTAACTTAGTTAGGCAACAATGGACATCTGTGCCACGTAGTGAGATTGCAAATTTAGTTGCAACGGTTCGAGTGAGTTTATTACCTGATGGTACTATCAAAAATTTTGTGCTAGAAGAAAGTTCAGGTTCACCGGCTTATGATTCATCAGTTTTATCGGCAGTGAGTAAGGTTAAAAGTTTTCCTAAACCACCAAATCCAGATTTGCAAGTTTTGTTGTTAAAGTTTAATTATAATGAAATGACTAAAAGATAA
- a CDS encoding TonB family protein: protein MRIQLIEKERFSSMLKNISFIIVLLFFLGGGYQRALTQTALTQNQSVHNGNNTGSYDWSSSKEVQWDNEVQAKLKIMNEFKEKVRKELLAYCTYPPLGENQEDASVELIVGLDEKGVITELDINRSSGRKQFDAAFMLAAKRIPVFLPPPENKPVRLFLEFKQSELLAK, encoded by the coding sequence ATGCGTATTCAACTTATTGAAAAAGAGAGATTTAGTTCTATGCTAAAAAATATATCTTTTATTATTGTATTATTGTTTTTTTTGGGTGGGGGCTATCAACGAGCTTTGACTCAAACCGCTTTAACACAAAACCAATCAGTCCATAACGGAAATAATACGGGTTCTTATGACTGGAGTTCCAGTAAAGAGGTGCAGTGGGATAACGAGGTGCAAGCAAAGCTAAAAATTATGAATGAGTTTAAAGAAAAAGTCAGGAAAGAACTTTTGGCATATTGTACCTATCCACCTCTTGGAGAGAACCAAGAAGATGCCTCGGTTGAACTGATTGTCGGTTTAGACGAAAAGGGCGTGATAACAGAACTTGATATCAACAGAAGTTCTGGACGTAAACAATTTGATGCGGCTTTTATGTTGGCAGCCAAAAGAATTCCTGTTTTTTTGCCTCCGCCGGAAAATAAGCCTGTTCGCTTGTTTTTAGAATTTAAACAGTCTGAGTTATTGGCTAAATAA